The Syngnathus typhle isolate RoL2023-S1 ecotype Sweden linkage group LG11, RoL_Styp_1.0, whole genome shotgun sequence genome contains a region encoding:
- the camkva gene encoding caM kinase-like vesicle-associated protein, with protein MPFGCLTLGEKKDYNNPAEVSDKYDLGQVVKTEEFCEIFRAKDRNTLKMYTCKKFNKKDGRNVRKAAKNEIMILKMIKHHNILQMVDAFETKKEYFIFLELATGREVFDWILDQGYYSERDTSNVMRQVLEAVAYLHSLNIVHRNLKLENLVYFNRLKHSKIVISDFQLAKLENRHIKDPCGTPEYLAPEVVGRQRYGRPVDCWAIGVIMYILLSGNPPFYDDTDEDDPDNRDKNLFLKILSGDYEFDSPYWDDISDSAKTLVASLMEVDQDQRLTAQEAIAHEWISGNAASDKNIKDGVCAQIEKNFAKAKWKKAVRVTTLMKRLRASEQGDSGASGVDSGAPAGTVAAPLAAAGGLGLAANLKAALNANAADTQTPTKPADPQPSTARVEEMPEEGCNGDIL; from the exons ATGCCATTTGGTTGTCTGACGCTCGGGGAGAAGAaggattacaacaatcccgctgAAGTCAGCGACAAATATGACCTGGGACAAGTCGTTAAAAC AGAGGAGTTTTGCGAGATATTCCGGGCGAAGGATAGGAACACGCTGAAAATGTACACCTgcaaaaagttcaacaaaaagGATGGCAGGAATGTGAGGAAAGCAGCCAAGAATGAAATAATGATCCTAAAGAT GATAAAGCATCATAATATCCTCCAGATGGTTGATGCTTTTGAAACAAAGAAAGAGTACTTCATCTTCCTGGAACT AGCAACAGGGAGGGAGGTATTTGACTGGATCTTAGATCAGGGCTACTATTCAGAGAGGGACACCAGCAATGTGATGAGGCAAGTGCTGGAGGCAGTAGCATACTTGCACTCTCTGAATATCGTCCACAGAAATCTAAAG CTGGAGAACTTAGTGTACTTCAACCGCTTGAAACATTCCAAAATTGTTATCAGTGATTTCCAGCTTGCAAAACTGGAAAACAGACACATTAAAGATCCATGCGGGACTCCAGAGTATCTAG CTCCTGAGGTTGTTGGCAGGCAGAGATATGGAAGACCTGTGGATTGCTGGGCCATAGGGGTCATCATGTACATACT CTTGTCTGGGAACCCTCCTTTTTACGATGACACAGACGAAGACGATCCCGACAATCGAGACAAGAACCTTTTCCTCAAGATTTTGTCGGGCGACTACGAATTTGACTCACCGTATTGGGATGATATTTCTGATTCTG ccaaaACCTTAGTGGCGTCTTTGATGGAGGTGGACCAAGACCAGCGGCTGACTGCACAGGAGGCTATTGCCCATGAATG GATTTCTGGGAATGCTGCTTCGGATAAGAACATCAAAGATGGTGTTTGTGCACAAATAGAAAAGAACTTTGCAAAAGCCAAGTGGAAG AAAGCTGTCAGAGTCACCACCCTCATGAAGAGACTCCGAGCATCCGAACAGGGGGATTCGGGAGCCTCCGGAGTTGATTCCGGAGCACCCGCAGGCACCGTTGCTGCTCCACTAGCGGctgcgggtggcctcggccttGCCGCCAACTTAAAGGCAGCTCTTAACGCAAACGCGGCCGACACACAGACTCCCACCAAGCCCGCGGACCCTCAGCCGAGCACAGCCAGAGTGGAGGAGATGCCGGAAGAAGGGTGCAACGGTGATATTCTGTAA